A genomic region of Streptosporangium lutulentum contains the following coding sequences:
- a CDS encoding glycoside hydrolase family 9 protein, with the protein MRPSLKGTPRDQTTCLARPHPGRRPGDPDPLPASADGPEQIVNGTFDTGTAPWWSTGNTTLEIDGGRLCADVPGGTVNPWDVIIGQDNVALVKDETYEYSFFGIATPGRVARALVQLPVDPYTQFLSANPELSVSGNDYSYTFTSPVDLPTGQVVFQLGGSATPWRFCVDDVSLKGGAEPEVYRPDTGPRVRVNMVGYLPTGPKNATVVTEETEPVGWTLKRAGATVAQGDTTPRGVDPSSRQNVHSIDFGRVTTPGTGYTLEADGETSRPFDIGANLYEELRTDALKFYYTQRSGTPILDALRPGYGRPAGHVGTAPNQGDVEVPCQPGVCDYTLNVKGGWYDAGDHGKYVVNGGISVHQLMAAFERSKTDGTHKDGDLNIPESGNGVPDILDEARWEQEFLLSMQVPDGKPYAGMAHHKIHDAAWTGLPLLPHLDPQRRELHPVSTAATLNLAATAAQASRLFTPYDAAFAARNLKAAREAWAAAKANPSRYADPADGVGGGAYNDDNVTDEFYWAAAELYIATGEKEFRDYVLASPHHTGDIWRERGFDWGNTAQLGRLQLASVPNALPDRDRVRRSVLEGADRYLAVARAHPYGLPYNPPDFDWGSNNLVLNNMVVMAVAHDISGEAEYRDGVLEGMDYIFGRNALNQSYVTGYGEVASKNQHSRWYAHQLDPALPNPPRGTLSGGPNSSIQDPVAQAKLRGCAPQFCYIDDIESWSTNELTINWNSPLAWISSFLATPAPAGVCTVTYTTHGQWPNGFNTQVTVTNTGTKAINGWTLKWSFLGGQKVRDHWSTDLTQSGATVTAANLGWNKTIKPGGSITFGFIGAEAPGPNPTPERFLLNGTRCR; encoded by the coding sequence ATGCGTCCTTCACTCAAAGGAACCCCCCGTGATCAGACCACCTGCCTGGCTCGCCCTCACCCTGGCCGCCGCCCTGGTGACCCTGACCCCCTGCCCGCCTCCGCCGACGGCCCGGAACAGATCGTCAACGGCACCTTCGACACCGGCACGGCTCCGTGGTGGAGCACCGGCAACACCACACTTGAGATCGACGGCGGCCGGCTCTGCGCCGACGTCCCCGGCGGCACCGTCAACCCGTGGGACGTCATCATCGGCCAGGACAACGTCGCGCTGGTCAAGGACGAGACGTACGAATACTCCTTCTTCGGCATCGCGACCCCCGGCCGCGTCGCCAGGGCCCTCGTCCAGCTCCCGGTCGACCCCTACACCCAGTTCCTGTCGGCCAACCCCGAGCTGAGCGTGTCCGGCAACGACTACTCCTACACGTTCACCTCGCCGGTGGACCTGCCGACCGGACAGGTGGTGTTCCAGCTCGGGGGCAGCGCCACCCCCTGGAGGTTCTGCGTGGACGACGTCTCCCTCAAGGGCGGTGCCGAGCCCGAGGTCTACCGGCCCGACACCGGGCCGCGCGTCCGGGTGAACATGGTCGGCTACCTGCCCACGGGGCCGAAGAACGCCACCGTGGTCACCGAGGAGACCGAGCCGGTGGGCTGGACGCTGAAGCGCGCGGGGGCGACCGTCGCCCAGGGCGACACCACTCCGCGAGGGGTCGACCCCAGCTCGCGCCAGAACGTGCACTCGATCGACTTCGGCAGGGTCACGACCCCCGGCACCGGCTACACGCTGGAGGCCGACGGCGAGACCAGCCGCCCGTTCGACATCGGCGCGAACCTCTACGAGGAGCTCAGAACCGACGCGCTGAAGTTCTACTACACCCAGCGCAGCGGGACCCCGATCCTCGACGCCCTGCGCCCGGGGTACGGCAGGCCCGCCGGGCATGTCGGGACCGCCCCCAACCAGGGAGACGTCGAGGTGCCGTGCCAGCCCGGCGTCTGCGACTACACGCTCAACGTGAAGGGCGGCTGGTACGACGCGGGCGACCACGGCAAGTACGTCGTCAACGGCGGCATCTCCGTCCACCAGCTGATGGCCGCCTTCGAGCGCTCGAAGACCGACGGGACCCACAAGGACGGGGATCTGAACATCCCGGAGAGCGGCAACGGGGTGCCCGACATCCTGGACGAGGCCCGCTGGGAGCAGGAGTTCCTGCTCAGCATGCAGGTCCCCGACGGAAAGCCGTACGCGGGGATGGCCCACCACAAGATCCACGACGCCGCGTGGACCGGCCTGCCGCTCCTGCCCCACCTCGACCCGCAGAGGCGTGAGCTGCACCCGGTCTCCACCGCCGCCACCCTCAACCTGGCCGCCACCGCGGCCCAGGCGTCCCGGCTGTTCACGCCGTACGACGCCGCGTTCGCCGCGCGGAACCTGAAGGCGGCCAGGGAGGCCTGGGCGGCGGCGAAGGCCAACCCGTCCCGGTACGCCGACCCCGCCGACGGGGTGGGCGGCGGAGCGTACAACGACGACAACGTGACCGACGAGTTCTACTGGGCCGCCGCCGAGCTCTACATCGCCACCGGAGAGAAGGAGTTCAGGGACTACGTGCTCGCCTCCCCCCACCACACCGGCGACATCTGGCGCGAGCGCGGATTCGACTGGGGCAACACCGCCCAGCTCGGCCGCCTGCAGCTGGCGAGCGTGCCCAACGCGCTCCCCGACCGGGATCGGGTGCGGCGGTCGGTGCTGGAGGGCGCCGACAGGTATCTCGCCGTCGCCAGGGCACACCCGTACGGCCTGCCGTACAACCCGCCGGACTTCGACTGGGGCTCCAACAACCTGGTGCTGAACAACATGGTCGTGATGGCCGTCGCGCACGACATCAGCGGCGAGGCCGAGTATCGCGACGGGGTGCTGGAGGGGATGGACTACATCTTCGGCCGCAACGCCCTCAACCAGTCCTACGTGACCGGCTACGGTGAGGTGGCCTCCAAGAACCAGCACAGCCGCTGGTACGCCCACCAGCTCGACCCCGCCCTGCCCAACCCGCCGCGCGGCACCCTGTCCGGCGGACCGAACTCAAGCATCCAGGACCCGGTGGCCCAGGCCAAGCTCCGCGGCTGCGCGCCCCAGTTCTGCTACATCGACGACATCGAGTCGTGGTCCACCAACGAGCTGACCATCAACTGGAACTCCCCGCTGGCCTGGATCTCGTCCTTCCTCGCCACACCCGCCCCCGCGGGCGTCTGCACGGTGACCTACACCACCCACGGCCAGTGGCCGAACGGGTTCAACACCCAGGTCACCGTCACCAACACCGGCACGAAGGCGATCAACGGCTGGACCCTGAAGTGGTCCTTCCTCGGCGGCCAGAAGGTCCGCGATCACTGGAGCACCGACCTGACCCAGAGCGGCGCGACCGTGACCGCCGCGAACCTGGGCTGGAACAAGACCATCAAGCCCGGTGGCTCGATCACCTTCGGCTTCATCGGCGCCGAGGCTCCCGGCCCCAACCCCACACCGGAGCGTTTCCTCCTCAACGGAACCCGCTGCCGGTAA
- a CDS encoding RNA polymerase sigma factor — protein MDDERSARFETVYREAYGLITAYAARRCDSPQDAADVVAETFVVAWRRMDELPPGEEATPWLYGVARKVLANHRRGEVRRQARSVELDVEMADLYGDSPDSGVELSVIAQVFRTLSDDDRELLSLVAWENLDREEIATSLGLSRNAVRIRLYRARRRLSRALTEAGVRLTSESRLVPAERSL, from the coding sequence GTGGATGACGAACGGTCGGCCAGGTTCGAGACCGTCTACAGGGAGGCGTACGGCCTGATCACGGCCTACGCCGCGCGCCGCTGCGACTCGCCGCAGGACGCGGCGGACGTGGTGGCGGAGACCTTCGTCGTCGCCTGGCGCCGGATGGACGAGCTGCCGCCGGGGGAGGAGGCCACGCCGTGGTTGTACGGCGTGGCGCGCAAGGTGCTGGCCAACCACCGCCGCGGCGAGGTCCGCCGCCAGGCGCGCAGCGTCGAGCTCGACGTGGAGATGGCGGACCTCTACGGAGACTCCCCCGACAGCGGGGTCGAGCTGAGCGTGATCGCCCAGGTGTTCCGGACCCTGTCCGACGACGACCGCGAGCTTCTGTCGCTGGTCGCCTGGGAGAACCTGGACCGCGAGGAGATCGCCACGTCGCTCGGTCTGTCACGCAACGCCGTACGCATCAGGCTCTACCGCGCCCGCCGACGCCTGTCGCGTGCGCTCACCGAGGCGGGCGTCCGGCTCACGTCAGAGAGCCGGCTGGTTCCGGCGGAGAGGTCGCTGTGA
- a CDS encoding glutathione S-transferase family protein, which translates to MKLGREISDGGRFVRQPNRFTARIEADGDHPPEPGRYRLYASYACPWAHRSLIVRELLGLQDVVGVTIVDPIRDEKGWRVPGGDPVTGIEYLSELYLATDPDYQGRYTVPCVWDLTAKRLVTNDYPQITLTLETAFAPWHAKGAPDLYPAGLREEIDALNAVIFDGFNNGVYKAGFATSQEAYDEAVTKVFSTLDLLEERLSGRPYLHGDALTESDVRLYPTLARFDAVYHSHFKCAIRRLTDYPALWAYARRLYAIPAFGDTTDFDQIKRHYFITQTNINPSGIVPQGPEIDWTVT; encoded by the coding sequence ATGAAGCTGGGACGTGAGATCTCCGACGGCGGACGCTTCGTCCGGCAGCCCAACCGGTTCACGGCACGCATCGAGGCGGACGGCGATCATCCGCCCGAGCCCGGCCGGTATCGGCTCTACGCCTCCTACGCCTGCCCGTGGGCGCACCGGTCGCTCATCGTCCGCGAACTGCTGGGCCTTCAGGACGTCGTCGGGGTGACGATCGTCGACCCGATCAGGGACGAGAAGGGCTGGCGCGTCCCCGGAGGCGACCCGGTCACCGGAATCGAATACCTCTCGGAGCTGTATCTGGCGACCGACCCCGACTACCAGGGCCGCTACACCGTGCCCTGCGTCTGGGACCTCACCGCCAAGCGCCTGGTCACCAACGACTACCCGCAGATCACTCTCACCCTTGAGACCGCCTTCGCCCCGTGGCACGCCAAGGGCGCGCCCGATCTCTATCCGGCCGGGCTGCGCGAGGAGATCGACGCGCTGAACGCGGTCATCTTCGACGGGTTCAACAACGGCGTCTACAAGGCCGGGTTCGCCACCTCCCAGGAGGCCTACGACGAGGCGGTCACCAAGGTCTTCTCCACGCTCGACCTGCTGGAGGAGAGGCTCTCCGGCCGGCCGTACCTGCACGGCGACGCGCTGACCGAGAGCGACGTACGGCTCTATCCGACGCTGGCCAGGTTCGACGCGGTCTACCACTCCCACTTCAAGTGCGCGATCCGCCGCCTGACCGACTATCCGGCGCTGTGGGCCTACGCCCGCCGGCTGTACGCGATCCCGGCGTTCGGCGACACCACCGACTTCGACCAGATCAAGCGCCACTACTTCATCACCCAGACGAACATCAACCCGAGCGGGATCGTGCCGCAGGGGCCGGAGATCGACTGGACGGTGACCTGA
- a CDS encoding ABC transporter ATP-binding protein, which yields MKIQIQGVGKRFRVRDTDRLFTALDDITLDVRSGEFLTLVGPSGCGKSTLLDLLAGLDSPTTGRILLDGTPVNGPGLDRGIVFQQYALFPWRTALSNIEFGLEAKAVPRRERVERARTYLDLVGLRGFENRYPHELSGGMRQRVAIARSLAFDPDVLLMDEPFAALDAQTRESLQEELLRIWEKTGKTIVFITHGIDEAVYLGQRVAVMTSRPGRIKRVVEVEFDSREGDLRADARFGEYRHEVWTLLRDEVAAARAEEVVPVG from the coding sequence ATGAAGATCCAGATCCAGGGGGTCGGCAAGAGGTTCCGCGTCCGCGACACGGACCGGCTGTTCACCGCCCTCGACGACATCACCCTCGACGTACGGTCCGGGGAGTTCCTCACCCTGGTCGGCCCGAGTGGCTGCGGCAAGTCCACCCTCCTCGACCTGCTCGCCGGGCTGGACTCCCCGACCACCGGCCGGATCCTCCTGGACGGGACCCCCGTGAACGGCCCCGGCCTCGACCGGGGGATCGTCTTCCAGCAGTACGCGCTGTTCCCCTGGCGCACGGCGCTGTCCAACATCGAGTTCGGGCTGGAGGCGAAAGCCGTACCGAGGAGGGAGCGCGTCGAGCGGGCCAGGACCTACCTGGACCTCGTGGGCCTGCGCGGATTCGAGAACCGGTATCCGCACGAGCTCTCCGGCGGCATGCGCCAGCGCGTGGCCATCGCCAGAAGCCTGGCGTTCGACCCGGACGTCCTGTTGATGGACGAGCCGTTCGCCGCGCTGGACGCGCAGACCCGCGAGTCGCTCCAGGAGGAGCTGCTGCGAATCTGGGAGAAGACCGGCAAGACAATCGTGTTCATCACCCACGGCATCGACGAGGCCGTCTACCTCGGCCAGCGGGTCGCGGTCATGACCTCCCGTCCCGGACGGATCAAGCGGGTCGTCGAGGTGGAGTTCGACTCCAGGGAGGGCGATCTGCGAGCCGACGCCCGCTTCGGCGAATACCGCCACGAGGTGTGGACGCTGCTCCGCGACGAGGTCGCGGCGGCCAGAGCCGAGGAGGTGGTTCCCGTTGGCTAG